A genomic region of Plasmodium cynomolgi strain B DNA, chromosome 5, whole genome shotgun sequence contains the following coding sequences:
- a CDS encoding GTPase (putative) translates to MLSEGDTIYALSSGRDVSAIAVVRMSGPLSRIVLEVLLHGGGSQRGGEGSSQIGGEGGSQKGGGGSSQIGGKRNSHRAGEANGERPPEEAPPPESRARKKKKTQYSLDEVIKLKKQLEERKVYYGEIYNNCHEPIDQVIYTFFKSPKSYTGEDVVEIYCHGSPLIVNEIMEEIEKLNALFSNLLKSEKEKFYSQNDKMENFTCTCSEEIWNKLLTPRNDIFFNKIRMSQKGEFTRRSFQNERMNLLQVEGLKELLWCKNKEQKKVALNYLNGQARNVYLILRNNMKRLLLYTQVKIDLEDEHLSFDEERKNINRCMKQHLNEAIVSIKKILMKPNVEDLSNPFD, encoded by the coding sequence ATGCTGAGCGAGGGGGACACGATATACGCGCTGAGCTCGGGCAGGGACGTGAGCGCGATAGCGGTGGTGCGCATGTCGGGCCCCCTGAGCAGGATCGTGCTGGAGGTGCTGTTgcatggggggggaagtcaGAGAGGCGGCGAGGGGAGCAGTCAGATAGGCGGCGAGGGGGGCAGTCAGAAAGGCGGCGGGGGGAGCAGTCAGATAGGCGGCAAGAGAAACAGTCATAGAGCTGGCGAGGCAAATGGGGAGCGCCCCCCGGAGGAAGCACCCCCCCCGGAGAGCCGCgcgaggaagaaaaaaaaaacacagtaCAGCCTAGACGAAGTAATAAAGCTAAAGAAACAGCTAGAAGAAAGGAAGGTCTACTACGGAGAGATATACAACAACTGCCACGAACCGATCGATCAGGTCatttacaccttttttaaaagtccCAAATCGTACACAGGAGAAGACGTGGTTGAAATTTATTGTCATGGATCTCCTCTAATTGTGAATGAAATTATGGAAGAAatcgaaaaattgaacgCCCTTTTTAGTAACTTATTGAAAtctgaaaaggaaaaattttacagccaaaatgataaaatggaaaatttcaCCTGCACATGTTCAGAAGAAATTtggaataaattattaaccCCAagaaatgatatattttttaacaaaataaggATGAGTCAGAAAGGGGAATTCACAAGGAGATCCTTCCAAAATGAGAGAATGAATTTACTCCAGGTGGAAGGATTAAAGGAGTTACTTTGgtgtaaaaataaggaacaaaaaaaagttgcattAAATTACTTAAATGGACAGGCAAGGAATGTCTACCTGATTTTACGAAATAACATGAAAAGGCTTCTTCTCTACACACAAGTAAAAATAGATTTAGAAGATGAACACCTATCCTTTGATGAGGAGAGAAAGAATATCAATAGATGTATGAAGCAGCATTTGAATGAGGCAATTGtaagcattaaaaaaatattgatgaaACCAAATGTAGAAGACTTAAGTAACCCCTTTGAT
- a CDS encoding ubiquitin-activating enzyme E1C (putative), with amino-acid sequence MEATKVLVVGCGGLGNEVVKNLICQNVKNITIVDHDTVEVSNLSRQFFFTYDDIGRSKAVVIEEKKVESFDTDFFENFDFVMGCLDNISSRMYLNNLVFTLRKDVIYIDGGVEGLRGSVKIVDRRSHFACVQCTVGNYATGGEQLWGRSGDDAGAEAEANAEAEVEADAEAEAEAGAEANAEADAVPVCSIAGRPTNFTHCVLHAMHVAFEQIRREKLNVNDKSHVLWIHEQAKRRASQFQIDHEDYHVTRQVVQNTIPTTISTLMVISSFMLSEMHTVASQMRKGNLHEVSRRTHDYSDILYVGENGFYLLHYRIYKNQHCIICSRKRIRVVFKRSDTFSQFVEYLRRKYGLERISISTESSILFMEARWFVGRDYEQRLRATFAQLVDRGELKERDYLNVQTEGAGASFVFLLDLE; translated from the exons ATGGAAGCAACCAAAGTGCTGGTGGTGGGCTGCGGAGGACTGGGGAATGAAGTGGTAAAAAATCTGATATGTcagaatgtaaaaaatataactattGTGGATCACGACACAGTGGAAGTGAGCAATTTGagtaggcaattttttttcacatatgaTGACattggaagaagcaaagcaGTGGTGATTGAGGAGAAA AAGGTGGAGTCTTTCGATACCGATTTTTTTGAGAATTTCGATTTTGTAATGGGTTGCCTGGACAACATAAGCAGTAGGATGTACCTGAATAATTTGGTCTTCACTTTGCGGAAGGACGTCATTTACATCGATGGGGGAGTGGAGGGTCTTCGGGGAAGTGTAAAGATTGTGGACCGGCGCAGCCACTTCGCCTGCGTGCAGTGCACCGTGGGGAATTACGCCACGGGGGGTGAGCAGCtgtgggggagaagcggtgaTGATGCCGGAGCGGAAGCAGAAGCCAACGCGGAGGCCGAAGTAGAAGCCGATGCGGAAGCCGAAGCAGAAGCCGGAGCGGAAGCCAACGCGGAGGCCGACGCCGTGCCCGTGTGCTCCATCGCGGGAAGGCCAACAAACTTCACCCACTGCGTCCTGCACGCCATGCATGTAGCATTTGAGCAAATCAGGAGAGAAAAACTCAACGTGAACGATAAAAGCCACGTGTTGTGGATTCACGAACAAGCCAAAAGGAGAGCTAGCCAATTTCAAATCGACCACGAGGACTATCACGTAACGAGACAGGTAGTTCAAAACACAATCCCAACTACAATCAGTACATTAATGGTGATATCTTCATTTATGCTATCTGAAATGCACACCGTTGCTTCGCAAATGCGTAAAGGAAATCTACACGAGGTGTCCCGTCGTACACACGATTACAGCGACATCCTCTACGTTGGGGAAAACGGGTTCTACCTACTCCATTACAGGATATATAAGAACCAACACTGCATCATATGCAGCAGAAAACGGATCCGTGTCGTTTTTAAGCGAAGCGATACATTTAGTCAGTTTGTTGAATACCTTAGGAGGAAGTACGGGCTCGAACGAATCAGCATTTCCACCGagtcctccattttgttcatggAGGCAAGGTGGTTTGTGGGGAGGGACTACGAACAGAGGCTCCGCGCTACCTTCGCGCAGCTCGTGGATAGGGGCGAGTTGAAGGAGCGTGACTACCTCAACGTCCAAACGGAGGGGGCGGGGGCCAGCTTCGTTTTCCTCCTCGACTTGGAGTGA